One window from the genome of Candidatus Chlorohelix allophototropha encodes:
- the bchH gene encoding magnesium chelatase subunit H, which produces MATQTRQAPRNATETPKSRITTRMVMVLGMEPYNMAHLTDLGKRAAVDMPGFDFKVFPDTAVEKNNPEALAAIKECDCFFGALIQGGELSEKLVGLLAEAQPKVTLVFESTPEAMELNRVGSYSTKKADGSKGEMPKPVKALANLLVKGREEDAYYSYIKLQKFTNRLMKFMPNSGKMADLKHWMTISTYWTNNCDQNVINMFRFIGRELFGYKIAKIEEPLELPAISFWHPDLDKFVAKSKDYLDWEKKTGRWDGKKGSKATVGVLFFRLHLLNGHKYIADIIRALEKEGLRVLPLSVTGVEGHVAVRDYLTELGVDYLISTLGFGLVGGPAGSTKPGLAAQASNDILSKLDVAYTVSQPLLVQDIKSWKEQGVNPVSQIFFYSLPEVDGAIAPVVLGGVNGQAIDLLPDRVDRMVKLARKWTTLKRKANREKKIAILVYDYPTGQGNLATAALLDVPSSTLKLLHRLKADGYTVGDIPETKEKLIELLQASLNQDDPSVSKITSAVEDFYKQNTPYQQQRIENRWGAPPGEIAPAGRDKILLGGLNFGNVYVGVQPRLGISGDPMRLLFDKENAPHHQYIMFYRWLQNTFKADAVVHMGMHGTAEWLPGQQLGLTETCWPDTVLGEIPSLYVYPLNNPSEANIAKRRGYSVIVSHAIPPYSRAGLYKEFLALKDLLNDWRDGQHNVELSDAILLKLDLTHLSDDIVKLDGESFADYASRVWVYLGQMEQTLITGDLHVLGDAPSATEQVALIAEALKLERNGHSLAQLALSLFKTDVAAAAADSGSVGFTHNYESLCGRARRGDSVAMELKEKVDNWCEQFVTAAIVQNGRVPNADKFTSDEKQAAQELMAYGRQMLVGLINNDRELDYLLKGLSGGFISPGIGGDLIRDGVAVLPTGRNLHSLDPWRIPSDAAWLRGHKIADSLIETHRSENNGSYPETIAQILWGLDTIKTKGEAIATIIALMGARPIKDGQGKVSSYQLVPLSELGRPRIDVLMNTSGIFRDTFQMNIDLLDKLVRTAASADEPENMNFIRKHVNESMAKDGVTFDQATARIFSQASGTYGTYVDDMVTDSSWESQDDLEGVYLRRNAYAYGGDRAGQDYSATMQRLLGTVERVAQEIDSVEYGISDIQHYYSASGTIKMMAEKRSGKEVKLNYIESFTSETKINDVGTLLRMEYRTKLLNPKWYESMLKYDHSGVHEISTRFNHMLGWDATTGAVDNWVYDEAGQTFVLDEAMRKRLEQANPQAVHNMTKRLLEAHGRGLWQADEDVINQLRDIYEDLEDRLEGLV; this is translated from the coding sequence ATGGCCACGCAGACTCGGCAAGCGCCGCGTAACGCTACGGAAACACCCAAGTCGCGTATAACAACACGCATGGTAATGGTTCTGGGTATGGAGCCTTACAATATGGCTCATCTAACCGATTTAGGCAAACGTGCTGCGGTGGATATGCCCGGTTTCGACTTTAAAGTTTTCCCCGATACTGCCGTTGAAAAAAATAATCCTGAAGCGCTCGCCGCTATCAAAGAATGCGATTGCTTTTTTGGCGCACTTATTCAGGGTGGTGAGTTGTCCGAGAAGTTGGTAGGTTTACTGGCAGAAGCCCAACCTAAAGTGACGCTCGTCTTTGAAAGTACCCCTGAAGCGATGGAGCTAAACCGGGTCGGGTCTTACTCTACCAAAAAAGCGGATGGTAGCAAAGGGGAAATGCCTAAACCGGTAAAAGCGCTTGCCAATCTGTTAGTAAAAGGGCGCGAGGAAGACGCTTATTATAGCTATATCAAACTCCAGAAATTTACTAACCGCTTGATGAAGTTTATGCCTAACAGCGGTAAGATGGCAGACCTAAAGCACTGGATGACCATCAGCACCTATTGGACTAACAATTGCGACCAAAACGTAATCAATATGTTCCGTTTCATCGGTCGCGAACTATTTGGTTATAAAATTGCCAAAATAGAAGAGCCACTAGAATTGCCGGCTATCAGTTTCTGGCATCCTGACCTAGATAAATTTGTTGCCAAAAGTAAGGATTATCTTGATTGGGAAAAGAAGACCGGGCGTTGGGATGGCAAAAAAGGCAGTAAAGCCACCGTTGGGGTTCTGTTTTTCCGACTCCATCTGCTGAACGGGCATAAATATATTGCCGATATAATCCGCGCCTTGGAAAAAGAGGGTTTGCGGGTTCTTCCGCTGTCGGTGACAGGGGTCGAAGGTCACGTGGCGGTACGCGATTATTTGACTGAACTTGGGGTGGATTACCTGATTAGCACACTTGGCTTTGGTCTGGTTGGCGGGCCTGCCGGAAGCACCAAGCCCGGCTTGGCAGCACAAGCCAGTAACGATATTCTCAGCAAACTAGATGTAGCCTACACCGTAAGTCAACCGCTATTAGTACAGGATATCAAGAGTTGGAAGGAACAGGGCGTTAACCCAGTATCGCAAATATTCTTCTATTCTCTACCCGAAGTAGATGGCGCGATTGCCCCAGTGGTGCTTGGTGGGGTGAACGGTCAGGCGATTGATCTTTTGCCCGATCGTGTAGATCGCATGGTAAAGCTGGCGCGCAAGTGGACTACCCTGAAGCGAAAAGCCAACCGCGAAAAGAAAATTGCGATTCTGGTTTACGATTATCCCACCGGGCAGGGTAACCTTGCCACCGCTGCTTTGCTGGATGTTCCATCTTCTACTCTTAAGCTATTGCATCGGCTTAAGGCAGATGGCTACACGGTTGGCGATATTCCCGAAACCAAAGAAAAATTGATTGAGCTTTTGCAAGCATCACTGAATCAGGATGACCCAAGCGTATCCAAAATTACTTCGGCGGTAGAGGATTTCTACAAGCAAAATACTCCATATCAGCAACAGCGCATCGAAAATCGTTGGGGCGCCCCTCCGGGAGAAATTGCGCCTGCCGGACGCGACAAGATTCTGCTGGGTGGACTTAATTTCGGCAACGTTTATGTAGGGGTGCAACCGCGCCTGGGTATTTCAGGCGACCCGATGCGCCTGTTATTCGATAAGGAAAACGCGCCTCACCACCAGTACATCATGTTCTATCGCTGGCTGCAAAACACTTTCAAAGCCGATGCGGTGGTACACATGGGTATGCACGGTACGGCAGAATGGTTGCCCGGTCAGCAACTTGGTCTGACCGAGACATGCTGGCCCGATACCGTGTTGGGCGAAATCCCCAGTCTGTATGTGTACCCACTCAACAACCCTAGCGAGGCGAATATTGCCAAGCGGCGCGGTTATTCTGTAATCGTCAGCCATGCAATTCCGCCCTACAGTCGCGCCGGGTTATACAAAGAGTTTCTGGCTCTCAAAGACCTGCTGAATGACTGGCGTGATGGTCAGCATAATGTTGAATTGTCCGATGCGATTCTTCTGAAACTCGACCTGACCCACCTCTCCGATGATATTGTCAAGCTTGACGGTGAGAGCTTTGCGGATTATGCCAGCCGCGTTTGGGTTTATCTGGGACAAATGGAACAAACCCTGATTACAGGCGATTTGCATGTGCTGGGTGATGCCCCTTCTGCTACTGAACAGGTCGCGCTGATTGCTGAAGCCCTCAAACTAGAGCGCAACGGTCATTCGCTGGCTCAACTAGCGCTGAGTCTCTTCAAAACCGACGTTGCTGCGGCTGCGGCTGACAGCGGTAGCGTCGGCTTTACCCATAACTACGAAAGCCTTTGCGGGCGGGCGCGTCGGGGGGATAGTGTAGCGATGGAATTGAAAGAGAAAGTGGATAACTGGTGTGAGCAATTTGTAACTGCTGCTATAGTTCAGAACGGACGTGTCCCTAACGCCGATAAATTTACTTCTGACGAGAAGCAAGCTGCTCAAGAACTTATGGCTTATGGGCGGCAAATGCTGGTTGGTTTGATCAATAATGATCGCGAACTCGATTACCTGTTAAAAGGCTTGAGCGGTGGGTTTATTTCCCCCGGTATCGGCGGCGACTTGATTCGGGATGGTGTGGCGGTTTTGCCCACCGGACGCAACCTTCACAGCCTCGATCCATGGCGCATTCCTAGTGATGCCGCTTGGTTGCGCGGTCACAAAATTGCCGATTCCTTGATAGAAACACACCGCTCCGAGAACAACGGTAGCTATCCTGAAACCATTGCACAGATTTTGTGGGGTTTGGATACCATCAAAACCAAAGGCGAAGCTATCGCCACTATTATTGCCTTGATGGGAGCGCGTCCGATCAAAGACGGGCAGGGTAAGGTTAGCTCTTACCAGTTAGTTCCATTGTCTGAACTTGGTCGTCCGCGTATTGACGTGTTGATGAATACCAGCGGTATCTTCCGCGATACCTTCCAGATGAATATCGATTTACTCGACAAGTTGGTACGCACCGCTGCTAGCGCCGATGAGCCTGAAAACATGAACTTTATTCGCAAACATGTGAATGAGTCTATGGCAAAAGACGGCGTTACCTTCGATCAGGCTACTGCACGTATTTTCAGTCAGGCTTCCGGCACTTATGGCACTTACGTGGACGATATGGTTACGGATAGTAGCTGGGAATCTCAGGATGATTTGGAAGGAGTGTACCTGCGCCGTAACGCTTATGCTTACGGCGGCGACCGCGCCGGGCAGGATTATAGCGCAACTATGCAAAGGCTTCTAGGTACAGTTGAACGTGTAGCTCAAGAAATTGATAGCGTAGAGTACGGTATCAGTGACATCCAGCACTACTACAGCGCCAGCGGTACTATCAAGATGATGGCGGAGAAACGCAGCGGCAAAGAGGTAAAGCTCAACTACATCGAGAGTTTTACCAGCGAAACCAAGATTAACGATGTCGGTACGCTGTTGCGAATGGAGTACCGTACCAAACTGCTTAATCCCAAGTGGTACGAGAGCATGCTCAAATACGACCATAGCGGTGTTCATGAAATCTCCACTCGTTTTAATCATATGCTAGGCTGGGATGCTACCACTGGCGCAGTGGATAACTGGGTGTATGACGAAGCCGGGCAAACTTTCGTACTGGACGAGGCGATGCGTAAACGCCTTGAACAGGCTAACCCGCAAGCCGTTCACAATATGACCAAACGTTTGCTGGAAGCACACGGGCGCGGTTTGTGGCAGGCTGATGAAGATGTAATCAACCAACTGCGTGATATTTACGAAGACCTCGAAGATAGATTAGAGGGCTTGGTATAG
- a CDS encoding glycosyltransferase — MHILFTNNTLDSFAGSELYIYDLARELKARNHQITCFTLNAGKVADKLKEFGIETTNDLSTVKDIDVIHAHHRHEFKIAAAYFPFTPLVYVSHGPLHPQERPTGGKNLITRYVAVSEAVGKLLIETEGISPDLIDIVPNFADIPRFTAKNRIAEKPQRVLINSSYYEINDIIREACTLAGIQEIEKIGAPSKLVWDVENYIERADLVITVGKGAIEAMAMGRAVIVYRPVGADGMVTTENFEKLCANNFSSLAFSFHYDAAQLAAEINKYNREDAEAVMYRVRQEMDVSCAADKLLNVYKRAIADFQSRWTAAAYLEKTQAMLKDLGDYLIFLKDQDTNSAGLLVKKNRLFEKVLDAPNLSKELQSYIETIFYEFTTLETTYNHAAQDFKTLEAHNRELKALLDKISAGRVMRLMGFVSNARKKFKLLFIKKASF; from the coding sequence ATGCATATACTTTTTACTAATAACACGCTAGATTCATTTGCGGGTTCTGAGCTTTATATATACGATCTTGCCAGAGAACTAAAAGCACGTAATCACCAGATTACCTGTTTTACCCTTAATGCAGGAAAGGTTGCGGATAAGCTCAAGGAATTCGGGATTGAAACCACTAATGATTTGAGTACCGTTAAAGATATTGATGTTATTCACGCACACCATCGTCACGAATTTAAGATAGCGGCTGCTTACTTTCCCTTTACTCCGCTGGTTTATGTCAGCCATGGTCCACTCCATCCTCAGGAACGCCCTACCGGCGGTAAAAACCTCATTACTCGCTATGTGGCTGTAAGTGAAGCTGTGGGCAAGTTGCTAATAGAGACTGAGGGCATATCACCAGACCTAATAGATATTGTTCCAAATTTTGCAGATATTCCCCGTTTTACCGCAAAAAACCGTATTGCCGAAAAGCCCCAACGTGTATTGATAAACTCCAGTTATTACGAGATAAATGACATTATTCGTGAAGCCTGCACCCTTGCCGGTATTCAGGAAATTGAGAAAATTGGCGCACCTTCCAAATTAGTATGGGACGTTGAAAATTATATTGAGCGCGCCGATTTGGTAATAACTGTTGGCAAAGGGGCGATTGAGGCTATGGCAATGGGTCGTGCTGTGATTGTTTACAGACCGGTAGGCGCGGATGGCATGGTTACTACCGAAAACTTTGAAAAACTATGTGCCAATAATTTCAGTAGTCTAGCTTTTTCTTTTCACTATGATGCTGCTCAACTGGCGGCTGAAATTAATAAATATAACCGCGAAGACGCTGAAGCGGTTATGTATCGGGTGCGCCAGGAAATGGATGTCAGTTGCGCTGCGGATAAATTGCTAAATGTTTACAAGCGTGCCATTGCTGATTTTCAGTCCCGCTGGACTGCTGCTGCTTATCTAGAAAAAACTCAAGCCATGTTGAAGGACTTGGGAGATTATTTAATCTTTCTCAAGGATCAGGATACTAATAGCGCCGGGTTACTGGTAAAAAAGAACAGGCTTTTTGAGAAAGTGCTTGATGCTCCTAACTTGAGCAAGGAATTGCAGAGCTACATTGAAACCATTTTTTATGAGTTTACGACTCTAGAAACCACCTACAACCATGCTGCGCAAGACTTTAAAACCCTTGAAGCCCATAATCGCGAATTGAAAGCTTTGCTTGACAAAATTTCTGCGGGGCGCGTTATGCGTCTAATGGGGTTTGTTTCAAATGCTCGGAAGAAATTCAAACTCTTATTTATAAAAAAAGCTAGTTTCTAG